The Tepidibacillus fermentans genome has a window encoding:
- a CDS encoding ketopantoate reductase family protein — protein MKIAVMGAGGVGAYFGGLLARKGHEVSLIARGEHLKALQEHGLTVKSVHGDFHLPLKAVGDPKEIGPVDLVLFTVKAYDTEKSAEQLLPILKEDTVVLNLQNGIGNEEILAKIIGQDKVLGGLTYIETTIERPGVISQKSVKRDIIFGEMNGEITDRAKKLQEILQKAEIPTILSDNIQKEMWKKFMFISSFSAITTITESAAGDILACEKTDRLFRKLLEEVYHVAKGNQIELTEDDVESAYQIAKNMGPTTKSSMLRDFEKKKQIEVDTLSGAIVKYGKKVNVPTPYHEMVDGVLTLKATKF, from the coding sequence ATGAAAATAGCGGTTATGGGGGCGGGAGGAGTTGGCGCCTATTTTGGTGGCTTATTGGCTCGAAAAGGACATGAGGTATCTTTAATCGCAAGGGGCGAACATTTAAAAGCATTACAAGAGCATGGGCTTACGGTCAAAAGTGTCCATGGTGATTTTCATTTGCCATTAAAAGCAGTAGGAGATCCAAAAGAAATCGGTCCAGTTGATCTCGTTTTATTTACCGTAAAAGCGTATGATACCGAAAAATCTGCAGAACAACTCCTACCCATCTTAAAAGAGGATACCGTCGTATTAAATTTGCAAAATGGAATTGGAAACGAAGAAATTCTAGCGAAAATCATTGGTCAAGATAAAGTATTAGGCGGACTTACCTATATTGAGACGACGATCGAAAGACCTGGGGTAATTTCCCAAAAAAGCGTAAAAAGGGATATTATTTTTGGTGAAATGAATGGGGAGATTACGGATCGAGCGAAAAAATTACAAGAAATTCTGCAAAAGGCAGAAATCCCAACGATCCTCTCAGACAATATTCAAAAAGAAATGTGGAAAAAGTTTATGTTTATTAGCTCCTTCAGTGCCATCACGACGATCACCGAATCGGCAGCAGGTGACATCTTAGCATGTGAAAAAACCGATCGCCTTTTCCGAAAGTTATTAGAAGAAGTTTACCATGTAGCAAAAGGAAATCAGATCGAGTTAACAGAAGATGATGTAGAATCAGCCTACCAAATTGCAAAAAATATGGGACCCACCACAAAATCTTCAATGTTACGGGACTTTGAAAAGAAAAAACAAATTGAAGTAGATACCTTAAGTGGTGCGATTGTGAAATATGGGAAAAAGGTAAATGTTCCTACTCCATACCATGAGATGGTAGACGGTGTTCTTACCTTAAAAGCAACGAAGTTTTAA
- a CDS encoding aldo/keto reductase family protein, translating to MKYRRLGTTGVKVSEISLGSWLTYGGYVEKENAIKSIHKAYDLGINFFDTANVYRRGEAEKVVGEALRGFPRESYVLATKVFWPMGDGVNDRGLSRKHVIEQCNASLKRLGLDYVDLYYAHRYDPETPLEETLRAFDDLINQGKVLYVGVSEWTPAQIAEAIHIADKKLLDRIVVNQPVYNMFNRYIEKEIIPLSEAHGIGQVVFSPLAQGVLTGKYKKGAPVPAASRAAADKETSQFVYRYLTDENLDKVEQLEKVAKDLGITLAQLALAWVLRLKNVSSALIGASRPEQVEENVKAVDVELTQDVLERIEEILA from the coding sequence ATGAAATATCGTCGTTTAGGAACCACAGGTGTAAAAGTAAGTGAAATTTCCTTAGGAAGCTGGTTAACGTATGGTGGCTACGTTGAAAAAGAAAATGCCATCAAATCCATCCATAAAGCCTATGATTTAGGAATTAATTTTTTCGATACTGCAAACGTTTACCGCCGTGGAGAAGCAGAAAAAGTGGTTGGTGAAGCATTAAGAGGATTTCCTCGTGAATCATATGTGCTGGCGACAAAAGTATTCTGGCCAATGGGAGACGGGGTAAATGACCGGGGGCTTTCCCGTAAACATGTAATTGAACAATGCAATGCCAGTTTAAAACGACTAGGTCTTGATTATGTAGACTTATATTATGCCCACCGTTATGATCCAGAAACTCCCCTTGAAGAAACCTTACGTGCCTTTGATGACTTAATCAATCAAGGAAAAGTATTATATGTAGGTGTCAGTGAATGGACACCAGCGCAAATCGCCGAAGCGATACATATTGCCGATAAAAAATTGTTAGATCGAATTGTCGTGAATCAACCTGTTTATAATATGTTCAACCGCTACATTGAAAAGGAAATTATCCCCTTATCTGAAGCACATGGTATCGGCCAAGTCGTTTTCTCTCCATTAGCTCAAGGGGTATTGACGGGGAAATATAAAAAAGGTGCTCCAGTACCTGCAGCTAGCCGTGCAGCGGCAGATAAGGAAACAAGTCAATTTGTTTACCGCTATTTAACTGATGAAAATCTTGATAAAGTAGAACAGTTAGAAAAAGTGGCGAAAGACTTAGGAATTACCCTTGCTCAATTGGCCCTTGCTTGGGTTTTACGCTTGAAGAATGTATCTAGCGCTCTGATCGGAGCTAGTCGTCCGGAACAAGTGGAAGAAAACGTAAAAGCCGTCGATGTGGAATTAACACAAGATGTACTTGAGCGAATTGAAGAAATCTTAGCGTAA
- a CDS encoding prephenate dehydrogenase yields the protein MKKKITIIGVGLIGGSLAINFKNSGQYQVIGYDVKEHQLQMAEKLGVIHRGVMDLREAVRDSDYTFLSAPVGQLYDLLDTILELKFKQGVIITDTGSTKGKLVEYTSKFLEKGAYFIGGHPMAGSHKSGVSAANERLFENAYYVLTPGPNIPKWVVDELISLLSLTRAKIIQMDPYEHDQVVGAISHFPHIIAALLTNQVAEYSEQNKWYSRLAAGGFKDITRIASSNPEMWRDILIHNQQVMIDLAEDWKRGFDQIIQMVSQLEVQAIEEFFRSARDFRNQLPEKGKGALNPLYDLFIDVPDHPGVIGKVTTLLGEAEISITNIQILEIREDIMGVLRISFRNENDLERAKNLLKDSGYHVYLME from the coding sequence ATGAAAAAAAAGATCACGATCATCGGTGTTGGACTGATTGGCGGCAGTTTGGCGATCAATTTTAAAAACTCGGGGCAATACCAAGTAATTGGCTATGATGTAAAAGAACATCAATTACAAATGGCGGAAAAGCTTGGTGTAATTCACCGAGGTGTAATGGACTTACGAGAAGCAGTTAGGGACTCGGATTATACTTTTCTCTCGGCCCCTGTAGGACAGCTATATGATTTATTAGACACGATTCTTGAATTGAAGTTCAAACAAGGTGTTATCATTACCGATACCGGGAGCACAAAAGGAAAGCTTGTTGAATATACGAGTAAGTTTCTAGAAAAAGGTGCATACTTCATTGGGGGCCACCCAATGGCGGGTTCCCACAAATCAGGAGTAAGTGCAGCAAATGAACGATTGTTTGAAAATGCTTATTATGTATTAACACCTGGCCCTAATATCCCAAAGTGGGTTGTTGATGAATTAATCTCTCTATTATCGCTCACAAGGGCAAAAATCATCCAGATGGATCCTTATGAACATGATCAAGTTGTCGGGGCGATCAGTCATTTTCCCCATATTATTGCTGCACTACTTACGAATCAAGTAGCTGAGTATAGTGAACAGAATAAATGGTATTCTCGATTGGCAGCTGGAGGTTTTAAGGATATTACAAGAATTGCCTCAAGTAATCCCGAGATGTGGCGGGATATTCTGATTCATAATCAACAAGTGATGATTGATCTAGCAGAGGATTGGAAACGAGGGTTTGATCAGATCATCCAAATGGTTTCTCAATTAGAGGTTCAAGCGATTGAAGAGTTTTTCCGTTCTGCGAGGGATTTTCGTAACCAACTGCCCGAAAAGGGGAAAGGGGCACTAAATCCGCTTTACGATTTATTTATCGATGTTCCAGATCATCCTGGGGTGATTGGCAAAGTAACGACACTCTTAGGTGAGGCAGAAATCAGTATAACCAATATTCAAATTCTTGAGATTCGTGAAGATATTATGGGGGTATTACGTATTTCTTTTCGTAATGAAAACGATCTTGAGCGGGCAAAAAATTTGCTTAAGGATTCTGGATACCATGTGTACCTCATGGAGTAA